The following is a genomic window from Nicotiana tabacum cultivar K326 chromosome 3, ASM71507v2, whole genome shotgun sequence.
tttttttgttgaaatgaaagaaaacactTTCAACatgatgaaaatatttttttgttgaaatgaaagaaaatacttttattatattattttgttgaaagGAAAGCAATTactttttacatcatgaaaaaaaatacttttttatatcatgaaaagaaaaatactctaatgaaaaaaaagtactctatctataacatgaaaagaaagtatcattaataatatttctatttagggtgggGGTTGGTGGGCGGGGTGGGGTTGGGGCAAGGGTAGGGTGGTAGGGTGGGGGTGGGTGGGTTGGTAAGGGATGGGAAATAGGGCGGGGAAGGttaaaaaagagttttgaaaaatgttttcccttctcttgatagggaaaacatttttctccaattggagaaaaatgagttcatgagaaaaatgagttccataacatttaagccaaccaaacatgggaaaattggttccttcataccaaacacaccccacATTAAAGCTCATTTAACTGCAACCAGATCACTTATCATCCCAccaaaaggaaacaaaaaaagtATTAGAATGAAATCATTGAATCATTTACCTGCCAATATTTTGATACACAACGATCAATGCAGCTATTTTCGCCAATATTTAGCTCAGGGTCCTTGTACCTTCTATCGACACACTTGTTGAAGCATGTCTGAGTGAGCCTAGATCACAACAATAAACATCAATGTATGGAAATTCAGAAATTTTGTACACATGCCTTCAATGGAAGTAACTAGGAAACAATACTGGAGCTGAATTAGAAGGAAAACTGAATCATATGGATAATCACCAaatcttttagtttttttttacttaAGATTTCTTTTGTGCTATTAGGTTAAGATTTATGATTGAAACAGTTACAATGTGGAACACCTTACTTGTTAAATGATTCAACCCTGTACTCCATCTCCTTCTCGGCCATGCCAAAAATCTGCATACATAAGGAAAGAGGTGAGGGGGTGTAAGAACCAGAAACATTTTAGCTTGAAAAGTTCTGCATTCAACGTCTTACatagaatgaaaatattttgaaatttggAAGCTGGAATTACTAACAAATGTATGAAAATTACACAGAAAGCATTTTTCCTTACAGATAAACAAAGACTAAATGATAAACACATCACAAAAGTAAAGAACCTGCTCCTTGTCAACTGTTGTAGGTAGGTTATTGGAACCCATCTTTACGGACCTGTGAGACAGAAAGCAACACTTACATCAAAAAGTCTAATTATAGGTCTGAACCCAATGAAAAAAACAGGGAACATACGGCAAAATATGCTAAAAGAACTTTAGCAGTATAGCCAAACAAAAATCGAGGAATGTGAGGACATTTTCCAATCGCAATACCCCTTATGTCCTGGGCAATGAATTTACTGTATGTTTAGAAATCACTACTGCACCCACTGCCTTCAATTAGATGTTGTGTACATGTTTGTGTACAAGAAGTCTTATTACAGGTCTGAATCCAGTTTAAGAAGCATACAGCAGACCTGCTAAGAAAAATTCAGCTAAAGGATGACGCCCAATCATCATACCCCTTTATGCCCTGGACAATGAATCTGCTATATGTGTAGCAAGTGTTAATGCACACACTAGTTAGGATCAAGTGCTTACCATTGTGCCATAAGTTATAGCTGATAGCAAGGGCGCAACTTTATTTCTTAACCAAGCCCACCAAGCAAGCGCCATGTTCGATCATGATTCCGACTCGGGCCACCCAAGCCCCCTTGTGGGCCTTGCCATAGGCAGGATGTTAGTGTTACCCAACAACACTACCTTAGACTCCATATGTGTATACGCACACCTTTTGCCGGCAAACTACCCTTAGCCTACCTCGTCTATAAGCATTTCTGTAAGTTCACCTGCTAGATCACATtgaccactactact
Proteins encoded in this region:
- the LOC107786874 gene encoding mitochondrial import inner membrane translocase subunit TIM10-like, encoding MKNPCFSPFLCKRRKRTEDTIHRSVKMGSNNLPTTVDKEQIFGMAEKEMEYRVESFNKLTQTCFNKCVDRRYKDPELNIGENSCIDRCVSKYWQATNLIGQMLGNGRSPM